In Bradyrhizobium guangxiense, the following are encoded in one genomic region:
- a CDS encoding flagellar hook-associated family protein, protein MMSANYISTLMLSSSLRSSITNNQSALTKASKEATTGRFADVGLELGTGTGRDVALRADFDFADQLVDTNELVSGRLDVTQNRITQLGTTASEFLKNLIAARDADSGAKIILPSASANLQDLIGALNVSYNGSYLFGGINTQTVPVTNYAAGSASKNQVDADFLATFGFSQSAAGVSTITPAQMQNFLDNVLDPEFASPAWNTNWSAATDQTLSSRISTTEVVDSSVSANQPGFRKLAEAYTMLTDLGNTGLSKDTFQVVVDKAIGLVSGAINDLAVLGGTVGSIQQRVTGASEKLKIQKDILNNQIVQMEAVDPTEASVRVNTLQTQIKTALALTSQLQQISLINYL, encoded by the coding sequence ATGATGAGCGCCAACTACATCTCGACCCTGATGCTGTCGTCGTCCTTGAGGTCGTCGATCACGAACAACCAGAGTGCGCTGACCAAGGCCTCGAAGGAGGCGACCACCGGCCGGTTCGCCGACGTCGGGCTCGAGCTCGGCACGGGAACGGGCCGCGACGTGGCGCTGCGGGCCGATTTCGACTTCGCCGACCAGCTCGTCGACACCAACGAGCTGGTTTCGGGGCGGCTCGACGTGACGCAGAACCGGATCACGCAGCTCGGCACGACCGCCTCGGAATTCCTCAAGAACCTGATCGCGGCCCGCGACGCCGACAGCGGCGCGAAGATCATCCTGCCGAGCGCGTCCGCGAATCTTCAGGACCTCATCGGCGCGCTCAACGTCTCCTACAACGGCTCGTACCTGTTCGGCGGCATCAATACGCAGACCGTGCCGGTCACGAACTACGCGGCCGGCTCGGCCAGCAAGAACCAGGTCGATGCGGACTTCCTGGCGACGTTCGGCTTCTCGCAATCCGCTGCGGGCGTGAGCACGATCACGCCGGCGCAGATGCAGAACTTCCTCGACAATGTTCTCGACCCCGAGTTCGCGAGCCCGGCCTGGAACACCAACTGGTCGGCGGCCACGGACCAGACGCTGTCGAGCCGCATCTCCACGACCGAGGTCGTCGACAGCTCGGTCAGCGCCAACCAGCCCGGCTTCCGCAAGCTCGCCGAGGCCTACACCATGCTCACCGACCTCGGAAACACTGGCCTGAGCAAGGACACGTTCCAGGTCGTCGTCGACAAGGCCATCGGTCTTGTCAGCGGCGCGATCAACGATCTTGCCGTGCTCGGTGGCACCGTCGGCTCGATCCAGCAACGGGTCACCGGCGCATCCGAAAAGCTGAAGATCCAGAAGGACATCCTCAACAACCAGATCGTCCAGATGGAGGCGGTCGACCCGACCGAGGCCTCGGTCCGGGTCAACACCTTGCAGACCCAGATCAAGACGGCGCTGGCGCTGACCTCGCAGCTCCAGCAGATCAGCCTCATCAACTATCTCTGA
- a CDS encoding chemotaxis protein has protein sequence MIRPLLCSALLLLPLTAANVHAQAAPQPGEPYELVRALQAVQDGIANGDTAAHGSHIALIRQTGEKFLAADPAVWSNPQNSQAVVIYLLSGGAPQIVRKLPRDKMNVDERLFNGALAYVEGRQDEARELLKDVKPRALSSGLGGQVALVQGALFARAEASLAIERLDDARLLLPGTLVEEAALRREILLVGQAEEFDKFEFLTLAYLRHYRNSIYAGDFWQRFSTGLTQSSLALDERRFARIAAMLEQVDRASRLKLYLVIARAAMVRGQLAVTRLAGERALTLSADASTERERAHFFRGASRALTDEYDGGLAELKAVDRSKLPERDVPLLNAMVQLALDIRKPFPGGSAAAADKPPATPARLDLASSTATLARARKQLGELELLTKDRRP, from the coding sequence ATGATCAGGCCGCTCCTATGCTCCGCCCTGCTGCTGCTGCCGCTCACGGCGGCGAACGTGCATGCTCAAGCTGCGCCCCAGCCGGGCGAGCCCTATGAGCTCGTCCGCGCGTTGCAGGCGGTGCAGGACGGCATCGCCAACGGTGACACTGCCGCACACGGCAGCCACATCGCGCTGATCCGGCAGACCGGAGAGAAATTTCTCGCTGCCGATCCCGCCGTGTGGAGCAATCCGCAGAACAGCCAGGCCGTGGTCATCTACCTGCTCAGCGGCGGCGCGCCGCAAATCGTCCGCAAGCTGCCGCGCGACAAGATGAACGTGGACGAGCGGCTGTTCAACGGTGCGCTCGCCTATGTCGAGGGCCGTCAGGACGAAGCGCGGGAGCTGCTCAAGGACGTCAAGCCGCGCGCGCTTTCCTCGGGCCTGGGCGGGCAGGTCGCGCTGGTCCAGGGCGCGCTGTTCGCACGTGCCGAGGCATCGCTCGCGATCGAGCGGCTGGACGACGCACGCCTGCTGCTGCCCGGCACGCTGGTGGAGGAAGCGGCACTGCGGCGCGAGATCCTGTTGGTGGGGCAGGCGGAGGAGTTCGACAAGTTCGAGTTCCTGACGCTGGCCTATCTCCGCCACTACCGCAATTCGATCTATGCCGGCGATTTCTGGCAGCGCTTCTCGACGGGCCTGACGCAATCGAGCCTGGCACTCGACGAGCGCCGCTTCGCGCGGATCGCGGCCATGCTGGAGCAGGTCGATCGTGCGAGCCGCCTCAAGCTTTATCTCGTGATCGCGCGCGCGGCGATGGTGCGTGGACAGCTGGCCGTGACGCGCCTTGCCGGCGAACGGGCGCTGACGCTCAGCGCGGACGCCTCCACCGAACGCGAGCGGGCACATTTCTTCCGCGGCGCATCGCGAGCGCTCACGGACGAATATGACGGGGGTCTCGCCGAGCTGAAGGCCGTCGACCGGTCGAAGCTGCCCGAGCGCGACGTGCCCCTTCTGAACGCCATGGTGCAGCTCGCGCTCGATATCCGCAAACCGTTCCCGGGCGGATCCGCTGCAGCAGCCGACAAGCCGCCGGCAACGCCGGCGCGTCTCGATCTGGCGTCATCGACCGCGACGCTCGCGCGGGCGCGCAAGCAGCTCGGTGAACTCGAACTCCTCACCAAGGACCGTCGTCCATGA
- the flgK gene encoding flagellar hook-associated protein FlgK: protein MSITAALNSARSSLMASGIQSATISRNIAGASAPGYSRKLTMLDNLPGTGVYVAAIQRAASSGLYSNVLIATSSSAKQSVIYDGLQKIAAATVDDPELEQSPTAQLNKLKQALQQFANSTDNATLAQAAVTSAKDMVTALNQATKTVQSVREQADADMAASVANINQLLTQFQTVNTAIVKGTITGDDVTDYLDQRDNIVSKLSQELGVTMSLRPNGDAALYADSGVVLFDKTARAVSFAPTNAYTAGTTGNAVFIDGVPVTGANSVMPLKSGKLAGLAQLRDRDTVTYQSQLDEIARGLIEAFKESDQSAVPTLADRPGLFTYPGAPAMPASATISVGLAGTIAVAASVDPAAGGNPNLLRDGAISGNPAYNYNTTGNAGFSTRLHQLIDNMAAPQPFDVTAQGKPSGSVMEFASSSASWIESHRKTADDNVQYQNTLLDRSTAALSNVAGVNMDDEMSLMLQVERTYSASSKIISTVDEMLQSLLAAVGN from the coding sequence ATGTCGATTACCGCCGCCCTCAACTCCGCCCGCTCTTCGCTCATGGCGTCGGGCATCCAGTCGGCGACGATCTCGCGCAACATCGCCGGGGCCAGCGCCCCCGGCTATTCGCGCAAGCTCACCATGCTGGACAATCTGCCCGGCACCGGCGTCTACGTCGCGGCGATCCAGCGCGCGGCGAGCTCCGGCCTCTACAGCAACGTGCTGATCGCGACGTCGTCGTCCGCCAAGCAGAGCGTGATCTATGACGGTCTGCAGAAGATCGCTGCCGCGACGGTAGACGATCCCGAGCTCGAACAGTCGCCCACCGCGCAGCTCAACAAGCTGAAGCAGGCGCTGCAGCAATTTGCCAATTCCACGGACAATGCGACCCTGGCGCAGGCCGCCGTGACCTCCGCCAAGGACATGGTGACCGCGCTCAACCAGGCCACCAAGACCGTGCAGTCGGTCCGCGAGCAGGCGGACGCCGACATGGCGGCGTCGGTCGCCAACATCAACCAGCTCCTCACCCAGTTCCAGACCGTCAACACCGCGATCGTGAAGGGCACGATCACCGGCGACGATGTCACCGACTATCTCGACCAGCGCGACAACATCGTCTCGAAGCTGTCGCAGGAGCTCGGCGTCACCATGTCGCTCCGTCCCAACGGGGATGCGGCGCTCTATGCCGACAGCGGCGTCGTGCTGTTCGACAAGACGGCGCGGGCCGTGAGCTTTGCGCCGACCAACGCCTACACCGCCGGCACCACCGGCAATGCCGTCTTCATCGACGGCGTGCCCGTGACCGGTGCCAATTCCGTCATGCCGCTGAAATCCGGCAAGCTCGCCGGCCTCGCCCAGCTGCGCGACCGGGACACGGTGACGTATCAGAGTCAGCTCGACGAAATCGCCCGCGGCCTGATCGAGGCCTTCAAGGAGAGCGACCAGTCCGCCGTCCCGACGCTGGCAGACAGGCCTGGTCTCTTCACTTATCCCGGCGCGCCGGCAATGCCCGCGAGCGCCACGATCTCGGTGGGCCTCGCCGGCACGATCGCGGTTGCCGCATCGGTCGATCCGGCGGCGGGCGGCAACCCCAATCTCCTGCGCGACGGTGCGATCAGCGGCAACCCCGCCTACAATTACAACACGACCGGCAATGCCGGCTTCTCGACGCGGCTCCATCAGCTCATCGACAACATGGCCGCGCCGCAGCCGTTCGACGTCACCGCTCAGGGCAAGCCGAGCGGCAGCGTGATGGAGTTCGCCTCGTCCTCGGCGAGCTGGATCGAAAGCCATCGCAAGACCGCCGACGACAACGTTCAGTATCAGAACACGCTGCTCGACCGCAGCACCGCTGCGCTGTCCAACGTCGCTGGCGTCAACATGGACGACGAGATGTCGCTGATGCTCCAGGTCGAGCGCACCTATTCGGCGTCGTCGAAGATCATTTCCACCGTCGACGAGATGTTGCAGAGCCTTCTGGCTGCCGTGGGGAATTAA
- the flbT gene encoding flagellar biosynthesis repressor FlbT: MKVSLRAGERIYINGAVLRVDRKVSVELVNDVMFLLEGQVMQASDATTALRQLYFIVQLMLMNPTDIRDAAALYAQHHAALCAVCENREMLDGLGAIDELVQATRYFEALKRIRALFPVEQAILAGAATISPVEAA; the protein is encoded by the coding sequence ATGAAAGTCTCCTTGCGGGCGGGCGAACGAATCTACATCAACGGCGCGGTGCTGCGCGTGGACCGAAAGGTCTCCGTCGAGCTCGTCAACGACGTGATGTTCCTGCTCGAAGGGCAGGTCATGCAGGCGTCCGACGCCACTACGGCGCTGCGGCAGCTCTACTTCATCGTCCAGCTCATGCTAATGAACCCGACCGACATCCGGGACGCCGCGGCGCTTTACGCCCAGCATCACGCGGCCCTGTGTGCCGTGTGCGAAAACCGCGAGATGCTGGACGGGCTTGGCGCGATCGACGAGCTGGTCCAGGCGACGCGTTACTTCGAGGCGCTCAAGCGGATCCGGGCCCTGTTCCCGGTGGAGCAGGCCATTCTGGCCGGCGCGGCCACCATTTCCCCCGTCGAGGCTGCCTGA
- the flgD gene encoding flagellar hook assembly protein FlgD: protein MNVNSATDSTSKSSNTTGSTTTTSSNSVDYNTFLQLLVAEMKNQDPTNPMDTSQYMSQFAQLSTVEQAMQTNSKLDALLSSQSLSQANSLIGKTVSFTDSTGASFSGKVVSVAINSDGSIATLQDGTKVAVGPGLTISQS from the coding sequence ATGAACGTCAACAGCGCGACCGACAGCACGAGCAAGTCGTCCAACACGACCGGCTCCACCACGACGACGTCAAGCAACAGCGTCGACTACAATACCTTTCTTCAGCTCCTCGTCGCCGAGATGAAGAACCAGGATCCGACCAATCCGATGGACACCTCGCAATATATGAGCCAGTTCGCCCAGCTCTCGACGGTCGAGCAGGCGATGCAGACCAATTCGAAGCTGGACGCGCTGCTGTCGTCGCAGTCCTTGTCCCAGGCCAACAGCCTGATCGGGAAGACTGTCAGCTTCACCGACTCCACCGGCGCCAGCTTCAGCGGAAAGGTCGTCTCGGTCGCGATCAACAGCGACGGCTCCATCGCCACCCTCCAGGACGGCACCAAGGTCGCGGTCGGGCCCGGGCTCACGATCAGTCAGTCATGA
- a CDS encoding flagellar hook-length control protein FliK, with protein sequence MTKLNGTSGQVFSGLAESLNMRGTSRSEKGAGAKSQASSSFNDLLHTVSNLAKQALNEDGRDTSAKTGSLRTRLVHPTGQDKPEDATVPELIASPERSKSAEEASDKKSVRSSERQRPADHAAKVEVQAQPVVAVAVGQEIAAAPVVKPQVQLQSSDKDAPAREERSSTAKREVQAAAKAATADASPSNAAPTAARPQAASPAAAAPQSLPAQDGEPSRAMPATPGFEAVTANVERAAKAAGRDALPETTKVTVVQQETHLPPAQFNAPQQVANAVVAELKDPASPAALAAPDLAASQTNAPDQPLKILTVNLEPPALGNVTVRLRLVGTEVSIHLAAERKDTSQMLDQQRDQIRDLMQSAGYVADVAPVQHGALDGFQSGSGQSQPQLSGQQQPSSQSQGPFGGTGTSSGQSDGSARQARQERQSNQETRHDQDVGQQNRRGPVYL encoded by the coding sequence ATGACCAAGCTCAATGGAACCTCCGGACAGGTCTTCTCGGGTCTTGCCGAGAGCCTCAACATGCGCGGGACGTCGCGTTCGGAAAAGGGCGCAGGGGCGAAATCGCAGGCAAGCTCCTCATTCAACGATCTGCTGCACACGGTCTCGAACCTCGCCAAGCAGGCCCTGAACGAGGATGGCCGCGACACCAGCGCGAAGACCGGATCGCTGCGCACGCGTCTGGTCCACCCGACCGGGCAGGACAAGCCCGAGGACGCGACGGTGCCCGAGCTGATCGCGTCGCCCGAGCGATCAAAGTCCGCAGAGGAGGCTTCCGACAAGAAGTCCGTGAGGTCGTCGGAAAGGCAACGGCCGGCCGATCATGCCGCGAAGGTCGAAGTTCAGGCCCAGCCGGTCGTTGCCGTGGCGGTCGGGCAGGAGATCGCCGCTGCGCCTGTCGTGAAGCCGCAGGTCCAATTGCAATCTTCCGACAAGGACGCGCCCGCCCGCGAGGAACGGTCCTCCACGGCGAAGCGCGAGGTTCAAGCCGCGGCGAAAGCGGCGACGGCCGATGCGTCCCCATCCAACGCCGCTCCGACCGCTGCGCGCCCGCAGGCGGCTTCGCCGGCGGCGGCCGCACCGCAATCCCTGCCTGCACAAGACGGCGAGCCATCGCGCGCAATGCCCGCGACACCCGGCTTCGAGGCGGTCACGGCCAATGTCGAGCGCGCGGCCAAGGCCGCGGGGCGTGATGCACTGCCCGAGACGACCAAGGTCACCGTGGTCCAGCAGGAGACTCATCTGCCTCCGGCGCAATTCAACGCCCCGCAACAGGTCGCCAATGCGGTCGTTGCCGAGCTGAAGGACCCCGCAAGCCCAGCGGCGCTCGCAGCGCCGGATCTCGCGGCCTCCCAGACCAATGCGCCGGATCAGCCGCTCAAGATCCTGACCGTCAATCTCGAGCCGCCCGCGCTCGGCAACGTCACCGTGCGCCTGCGCCTCGTCGGTACCGAAGTGTCCATCCATCTTGCAGCCGAGCGCAAGGACACGAGCCAGATGCTGGACCAGCAGCGCGACCAGATCCGCGATCTCATGCAGTCGGCGGGCTATGTCGCCGACGTCGCACCCGTCCAGCACGGCGCGCTCGACGGATTCCAGAGCGGCTCCGGACAGTCGCAGCCACAGCTCTCGGGCCAGCAACAGCCTTCGTCGCAGTCGCAAGGACCGTTCGGCGGCACCGGCACGTCGTCGGGGCAGTCCGACGGCAGCGCGAGACAGGCCCGGCAGGAACGCCAGTCCAATCAGGAGACGCGTCATGACCAGGACGTTGGCCAGCAGAATCGCCGCGGCCCTGTTTATCTGTAG
- the fliQ gene encoding flagellar biosynthesis protein FliQ yields MNERDALDIVQAAIWTIIVASGPAVGAAMLVGTVIALIQALTQIQEVTLTFVPKIIVILLVVAVSGSFIGAHLSTFTEMVYARIEHGF; encoded by the coding sequence ATGAACGAACGGGACGCCCTCGACATCGTCCAGGCGGCGATCTGGACCATCATCGTCGCCTCAGGGCCTGCAGTCGGCGCCGCGATGCTGGTCGGCACCGTGATCGCGCTGATCCAGGCGTTGACCCAGATCCAGGAGGTGACACTGACCTTCGTTCCGAAGATCATCGTCATCCTGCTGGTCGTCGCCGTCTCCGGCTCCTTCATCGGCGCGCATCTCTCGACCTTCACCGAGATGGTTTATGCGCGGATCGAGCACGGCTTCTGA
- the flhA gene encoding flagellar biosynthesis protein FlhA — MADTLAASLPNPRRLGADAFFAGGIVTMLTILFLPIPPILIDLGLAFSIALSALILMVALWIQRPLDFSAFPTVLLIATILRLALNIATTRLILSRGGEGEQAAGYVVAGFSKFVMGGDFVIGLIIFAILVTVNFVVITKGATRIAEVGARFTLDAIPGKQMAIDADLSAGLIDDKEAQRRRRELEEESAFFGAMDGASKFVRGDAIAGLIITAINIFGGIVIGVTHHGLTLTRAADVYTKLSVGDGLVSQMPALIVSLSAGLLVSKGGTRGSAEQAVLRQLGGYPRAVSAAALMMFVLALMPGLPMAPFVLLGGVMAFVGYTLPKRQAARERKEAALKADERAQADAKESVKESLKTAEIELALGGHLSVHLLGSRTELAHRVAKIRKKFAKQYGFVIPEIKLTDNLSIDPKGYQIRIHDTRVAHGELRLGEVLVLVDKDGKPDVPGDEVIEPAFGMKALWVTEAFTDEVKRQGCKPVDNLSVLLTHLSEVIRANLAQLLSYKDMRALLDRLDPEYKRLVEDLCPSQISYSGLLAILKILLAERVSIRNLHLILEAIAEIAPHVRRSEQVAEHVRTRLAQQICGDLSDNGVLNVVRLGNRWDLAFHQSLKRDAKGDVVEFDADPRLIEQFATEASAAIRKFTESGTSVVLAVTPEARPYVRMILERVFPTLPVLSHVEVARSAEIRALGAIS, encoded by the coding sequence ATGGCCGATACGTTAGCTGCTAGCCTGCCCAATCCGCGCCGCCTCGGGGCCGACGCCTTTTTCGCGGGCGGCATCGTGACCATGCTCACGATCCTGTTCCTGCCGATTCCCCCGATCCTGATCGACCTCGGCCTTGCGTTCTCGATCGCGCTGTCGGCGCTGATCCTGATGGTTGCGCTGTGGATCCAGCGGCCGCTCGATTTCTCCGCCTTCCCGACCGTGCTGCTGATCGCGACGATCCTGCGCCTCGCGCTGAACATCGCCACGACGCGCCTGATTCTGTCGCGGGGCGGGGAGGGCGAACAGGCCGCCGGCTACGTCGTTGCCGGCTTCTCCAAGTTCGTCATGGGCGGCGACTTCGTCATCGGCCTGATCATCTTCGCGATCCTGGTCACGGTGAACTTCGTCGTGATCACCAAGGGTGCGACACGTATCGCCGAAGTCGGCGCCCGCTTCACCCTGGACGCCATCCCCGGCAAACAGATGGCGATCGACGCGGACCTGTCCGCCGGCCTGATCGACGACAAGGAAGCCCAGCGCCGCCGCCGCGAGCTCGAAGAGGAGAGCGCGTTCTTCGGCGCCATGGACGGTGCCTCGAAATTCGTCCGCGGCGACGCCATTGCCGGCCTCATCATCACCGCGATCAACATTTTCGGCGGCATCGTCATCGGCGTCACCCATCACGGGCTGACCCTGACGCGCGCCGCGGACGTCTATACCAAGCTCTCCGTCGGCGACGGTCTGGTGTCGCAGATGCCGGCGCTGATCGTGTCGCTGTCGGCAGGCCTGCTGGTCTCCAAGGGCGGCACCAGGGGCTCGGCGGAGCAGGCGGTGCTGCGGCAGCTCGGCGGCTATCCGCGCGCGGTGTCGGCCGCCGCGCTGATGATGTTCGTGCTCGCCCTGATGCCGGGCCTGCCGATGGCGCCCTTCGTTCTGCTCGGCGGCGTCATGGCCTTCGTCGGCTACACGTTGCCGAAGCGGCAGGCGGCGCGGGAGCGCAAAGAGGCGGCCCTGAAAGCCGACGAGCGCGCCCAGGCGGACGCCAAGGAATCCGTCAAGGAATCTCTCAAGACGGCCGAGATCGAGCTGGCGCTCGGCGGCCACCTTTCGGTCCATCTGCTGGGCTCGCGCACCGAGCTTGCGCACCGCGTGGCCAAGATCCGCAAGAAGTTCGCCAAGCAGTACGGCTTCGTCATCCCGGAGATCAAGCTCACCGATAATCTGTCGATCGACCCCAAGGGATATCAGATCCGGATCCACGACACCCGCGTCGCCCACGGCGAGCTCAGGCTCGGCGAGGTGCTCGTGCTGGTCGACAAGGACGGCAAGCCTGACGTGCCCGGCGACGAAGTGATCGAGCCCGCCTTCGGCATGAAGGCGCTGTGGGTGACCGAGGCGTTCACGGACGAGGTCAAGCGGCAGGGTTGCAAGCCGGTCGACAATCTGTCGGTGCTGCTCACGCATCTGAGCGAGGTGATCAGGGCGAACCTCGCCCAGCTCCTGTCCTACAAGGACATGCGGGCGCTGCTCGACCGGCTCGATCCCGAGTACAAGCGCCTGGTCGAAGATCTCTGTCCGTCGCAGATCTCCTATTCGGGCTTGCTGGCGATCCTGAAGATCTTGCTGGCCGAGCGGGTCTCCATTCGCAACCTGCACCTCATCCTAGAGGCGATCGCCGAGATTGCGCCCCATGTGCGGCGCTCCGAGCAGGTCGCCGAGCACGTGCGGACGCGGCTGGCCCAGCAGATCTGCGGCGACCTCTCCGACAACGGCGTGCTCAACGTCGTCCGTCTCGGCAATCGCTGGGACCTCGCATTCCATCAGAGCTTGAAGCGCGACGCCAAGGGCGATGTCGTCGAGTTCGACGCCGATCCGCGCTTGATCGAGCAGTTCGCGACCGAAGCCAGCGCCGCAATCCGCAAGTTCACCGAGAGCGGCACCAGCGTGGTACTGGCGGTGACGCCCGAAGCGCGTCCCTATGTCCGGATGATCCTGGAGCGGGTGTTCCCGACATTGCCGGTGCTGTCGCATGTCGAGGTCGCGCGCAGCGCGGAGATCCGGGCACTCGGAGCCATATCGTGA
- the flaF gene encoding flagellar biosynthesis regulator FlaF — MTFEAYEAVVDESGYEARGRERQGLSLGIDRLERLQKGRFSLEDLVESLLYVRRLWTIFIEDLSHPENGLPDKLRADIISIGLWVVKEADRLREERSNDVMQLIEINRLIRDAL; from the coding sequence ATGACGTTTGAAGCCTATGAAGCGGTCGTCGACGAGAGCGGCTACGAGGCGCGAGGCCGCGAGCGGCAGGGGCTCAGCCTCGGCATCGACCGGCTCGAGCGGCTCCAGAAGGGGCGCTTCAGCCTCGAGGATCTGGTCGAGAGCCTGCTCTACGTGCGGCGGCTATGGACGATCTTCATCGAGGATCTCTCGCACCCGGAAAACGGGCTGCCGGACAAGCTGCGCGCCGACATCATCTCGATCGGCCTGTGGGTCGTCAAGGAAGCCGATCGCCTTCGCGAGGAGAGATCGAACGACGTGATGCAGCTCATCGAAATCAACCGCCTGATCCGAGACGCGCTTTGA
- a CDS encoding flagellar hook protein FlgE, translated as MSLYGVMRTGVSGMNAQSNKLSTVSDNIANVNTTGYKRASTEFSSLILKSGSGNYDSGAVETKIRYAISDGGNTQYTTSTTDLRVQGNGFFVVSNANNTQQYLTRAGSFVPDSQGNLVNAAGFYLLGQPGLVTNFSQNSLSGMQIVNVAQVSQVPVPSTAGTLTTGNLDPKAAVIAGPPGPASYSSKSSIVAYNNIGQAVTLDVYMSHTATAAGSDTWQIQVYDSATATSLGAATTFTFDTTAAGKGALAAASPTGLAFTVPGGAAMTLDLSNMTQVGTDFSFKATVNGSVPAAIDKVDIDDAGHVTAILKNGQQLALYTIMLADVASPDNLTPEPGNVYSTNMNSGNAQVGNAGTGGLGTVQSSALEDSNVDLADELTGMIEAQRGFTANSKSFQTGSDLLDVVVNLKR; from the coding sequence ATGAGCCTGTATGGTGTTATGCGCACCGGCGTTTCCGGAATGAACGCGCAGTCCAACAAGCTGTCGACGGTCTCGGACAATATCGCCAACGTCAACACGACTGGCTACAAGCGGGCTTCCACCGAATTCTCCTCGCTGATCCTGAAGAGCGGCTCCGGCAACTACGATTCCGGCGCGGTCGAGACCAAGATTCGCTATGCAATCAGCGACGGGGGCAATACGCAGTACACCACGTCGACCACGGACCTCCGCGTCCAGGGCAATGGCTTCTTCGTGGTGTCGAACGCCAACAACACGCAGCAATATCTGACCCGCGCCGGCTCCTTCGTGCCTGACAGCCAAGGCAACCTGGTCAACGCGGCCGGCTTCTATCTTCTGGGCCAGCCTGGTCTCGTGACCAACTTCTCGCAGAACAGCTTGTCCGGCATGCAGATCGTCAACGTTGCCCAGGTTTCGCAGGTGCCCGTGCCGTCGACGGCGGGGACGCTCACGACCGGCAATCTGGATCCGAAAGCGGCGGTCATTGCTGGCCCGCCCGGCCCCGCGTCATATTCATCGAAGAGCTCGATCGTGGCCTACAACAATATCGGCCAGGCCGTTACGCTCGACGTCTATATGTCCCACACGGCGACGGCTGCCGGTTCGGATACCTGGCAGATTCAGGTCTACGACTCCGCGACGGCAACCTCGCTCGGTGCCGCTACGACTTTCACCTTCGACACCACGGCGGCCGGAAAGGGCGCGCTCGCCGCCGCAAGCCCGACTGGTCTTGCCTTCACCGTTCCCGGAGGCGCAGCGATGACTCTGGATCTGTCGAACATGACTCAGGTCGGCACCGACTTCAGCTTCAAGGCGACCGTCAATGGTAGCGTTCCCGCGGCCATCGACAAGGTTGATATCGATGATGCCGGTCACGTGACGGCGATCCTCAAGAACGGGCAGCAGCTGGCGCTCTACACCATCATGCTCGCCGACGTCGCGAGCCCCGACAATCTGACGCCCGAGCCCGGCAACGTCTATTCGACCAACATGAACTCCGGCAATGCGCAGGTCGGAAATGCCGGCACCGGTGGGCTCGGCACGGTCCAGTCCAGCGCCCTGGAGGACTCCAACGTCGACCTCGCGGACGAGCTCACCGGCATGATCGAGGCCCAGCGCGGCTTCACCGCGAACTCGAAATCGTTCCAGACCGGCTCCGACCTGCTGGACGTCGTCGTCAACCTGAAGCGCTGA
- a CDS encoding transglycosylase SLT domain-containing protein — translation MTRTLASRIAAALFICSAGAAAAATDNARPCEREMARAAQQHGIPLGILYAVGLTETGRRGALHPFALGADGQTVFAKDINDAMANFEAMRGKGLKLIDLGCMQINHYYHGDKFASVRTMFDPARNVDYAARFLKELKQREGSWTMAVARYNAGPNNQPAQKRYVCHIVAHLVSSGFGAWTDKARSFCQPKAT, via the coding sequence ATGACCAGGACGTTGGCCAGCAGAATCGCCGCGGCCCTGTTTATCTGTAGCGCCGGCGCCGCGGCAGCGGCGACCGACAATGCGCGCCCCTGCGAGCGCGAGATGGCGCGCGCGGCGCAGCAGCACGGGATTCCGCTCGGCATTCTCTATGCAGTCGGCCTCACCGAGACCGGACGGCGCGGCGCGCTGCATCCGTTCGCGCTCGGGGCAGACGGCCAGACCGTGTTCGCCAAGGACATCAACGATGCCATGGCGAATTTCGAGGCGATGCGAGGCAAAGGGCTCAAGCTGATCGATCTCGGCTGCATGCAGATCAACCATTACTATCACGGCGACAAGTTCGCTTCGGTGCGGACAATGTTCGACCCCGCCAGGAACGTCGACTATGCCGCGCGGTTCCTGAAAGAGCTGAAGCAGCGCGAAGGCAGCTGGACCATGGCCGTTGCGCGTTACAATGCCGGTCCCAACAATCAGCCGGCGCAGAAGCGCTACGTCTGTCACATCGTCGCGCACCTCGTCTCGAGCGGCTTCGGCGCCTGGACGGACAAGGCGCGCTCGTTCTGTCAGCCGAAAGCAACCTGA